A genomic stretch from Camarhynchus parvulus chromosome 11, STF_HiC, whole genome shotgun sequence includes:
- the DBNDD1 gene encoding dysbindin domain-containing protein 1 isoform X1, producing MQAEARGEFCSREQRPELGKEPLVPERPAGTPTHGPAQETPRVPAEEQGGIPIPSAGLLQVTERRQPLSSVSSLEVHFDLLDLTELTDMSDQELAEVFADSDEENAAGETPGGLQPPPPPRAGYLRSPSWTRAREQGRDKKHLSDPELPPGPPGPPDAFLPAERPREP from the exons ATGCAGGCGGAGGCCAGAGGGGAGTTCTGCAGCCGGGAGCAGCGCCCCG AGCTTGGCAAGGAGCCGCTGGTCCCGGAGCGCCCCGCAGGGACCCCCACCCACGGGCCGGCCCAGGAGACCCCCCGAGTGCCCGCGGAGGAGCAGGGGggcatccccatccccagcgCCGGCCTGCTGCAGGTCACCGAGCGCCGAC AGCCCCTGAGCAGCGTGTCCTCGCTGGAGGTGCACTTCGACCTGCTGGACCTGACCGAGCTGACCGATATGTCGGACCAGGAGCTGGCCGAGGTCTTCGCCGACTCCGACGAGGAGAACGCGGCCGGAGAGACGCCCGGCG GGctgcagccgccgccgccgccgcgggccgGGTACCTGCGCTCGCCCTCCTGGACGCGCGCGCGGGAGCAGGGCCGGGACAAGAAGCACCTGAGTGACCCCGAGCTGCCGCCGGGACCGCCGGGACCCCCGGACGCCTTCCTGCCCGCCGAGCGCCCGCGGGAGCCGTAG
- the DBNDD1 gene encoding dysbindin domain-containing protein 1 isoform X2, with the protein MAAPAAAGTGELGKEPLVPERPAGTPTHGPAQETPRVPAEEQGGIPIPSAGLLQVTERRQPLSSVSSLEVHFDLLDLTELTDMSDQELAEVFADSDEENAAGETPGGLQPPPPPRAGYLRSPSWTRAREQGRDKKHLSDPELPPGPPGPPDAFLPAERPREP; encoded by the exons ATGGCGGCTCCGGCAGCGGCCGGTACCGGAG AGCTTGGCAAGGAGCCGCTGGTCCCGGAGCGCCCCGCAGGGACCCCCACCCACGGGCCGGCCCAGGAGACCCCCCGAGTGCCCGCGGAGGAGCAGGGGggcatccccatccccagcgCCGGCCTGCTGCAGGTCACCGAGCGCCGAC AGCCCCTGAGCAGCGTGTCCTCGCTGGAGGTGCACTTCGACCTGCTGGACCTGACCGAGCTGACCGATATGTCGGACCAGGAGCTGGCCGAGGTCTTCGCCGACTCCGACGAGGAGAACGCGGCCGGAGAGACGCCCGGCG GGctgcagccgccgccgccgccgcgggccgGGTACCTGCGCTCGCCCTCCTGGACGCGCGCGCGGGAGCAGGGCCGGGACAAGAAGCACCTGAGTGACCCCGAGCTGCCGCCGGGACCGCCGGGACCCCCGGACGCCTTCCTGCCCGCCGAGCGCCCGCGGGAGCCGTAG
- the DEF8 gene encoding LOW QUALITY PROTEIN: differentially expressed in FDCP 8 homolog (The sequence of the model RefSeq protein was modified relative to this genomic sequence to represent the inferred CDS: deleted 1 base in 1 codon), protein MRARCRTVAMASDERLARFRQAHLNPFNKSPEQPERAEGEPPAPAQQADPPPGDPEGALDLGLAEDHFSRPVGLILASDVRQLRRAIEECKRVILALPEHSERQKDAVVRLIHLRLKLQELKDPGEDEPNIRVVLEHRFYKEKSKSVKQMCDKCSTIIWGLIQTWYTCTGCYYRCHSKCLPLVSRPCVRAQVSHQAEYQLSICPESGLDSQDYRCAECRAPISLRGVPSEARQCDYTGLYYCSSCHWNDLAVVPARAIHNWDFEPRKVSRCSMRYLALMVSRPVLKLREINPLLFNYVEELVEIRKLRQDILLMKPYFITCKEAMEARLLLQLQDRQHFVENDEMYSLQDLIDIEAGRLGCSLTEIHTLFAKHIKLDCERCQAKGFVCELCREGDVLFPFDSHTSVCADCSAVFHRDCYYDNSTTCPRCARLSLRKQSLFQDSGTEGEP, encoded by the exons ATGCGTGCACGGTGCCG GACGGTGGCCATGGCGTCGGACGAGCGGCTGGCCCGCTTCCGCCAGGCGCACCTGAACCCCTTCAACAAGAGCCCCGAGCAGCCGGAGCGCGCCGAGGGGGagccccctgccccag CCCAGCAGGCGGACCCCCCCCCGGGGGACCCCGAGGGCGCCCTGGACCTGGGGCTGGCCGAGGACCACTTCTCCCGGCCCGTG GGGCTGATCCTGGCGTCGGACGTGCGC CAGCTGCGCCGCGCCATCGAGGAGTGCAAGCGGGTGATCCTGGCGCTGCCCGAGCACTCGGAGCGCCAGAAGGACGCCGTGGTGCGCCTCATCCACCTCCGCCTCAAGCTGCAGGAGCTcaag GACCCTGGTGAGGATGAGCCCAACATCCGGGTGGTCCTGGAGCACCGCTTCTACAAGGAGAAGAGCAAGAGCGTCAAGCAGATGTGTGACAAGTGCAGCACCATCATCTGGGGGCTCATCCAGACCTGGTACACCTGCACAG GCTGCTACTACCGCTGCCACAGCAAGTGCCTGCCGCTGGTGAGCCGGCCGTGCGTGCGGGCCCAGGTCAGCCACCAGGCGGAGTACCAGCTCAGCATCTGCCCCGAGAGCGGGCTGGACAGCCAGGACTACCGCTGTGCCGAGTGCCGGGCCCCCATCTCCCTCC GGGGGGTGCCCAGCGAGGCCCGGCAGTGCGACTACACCGGCCTCTACtactgctccagctgccactgGAACGACCTGGCCGTGGTGCCCGCCCGGGCCATCCACAACTGGGACTTCGAGCCCCGCAAG gtgTCACGGTGCAGCATGAGGTACCTGGCACTGATGGTGTCACGGCCGGTGCTGAAGCTGCGCGAGATCAACCCACTGCTCTTCAACTACgtggaggagctggtggagaTCCGG AAGCTGCGCCAGGACATCCTGCTGATGAAGCCCTACTTCATCACCTGCAAGGAGGCCATGGAGGCacggctgctgctgcag CTGCAGGACCGGCAGCACTTTGTGGAGAACGACGAGATGTACTCGCTGCAGGACCTCATCGACATCGAGGCCGGGCGCCTCGGCTGCTCCCTCACCGAGATCCACACGCTCTTTGCCAAGCACATCAAGCTGGACTGCGAG CGGTGCCAGGCCAAGGGCTTCGTGTGTGAGCTGTGCCGGGAGGGTGACGTGCTCTTCCCCTTCGACAGCCACACCTCGGTCTGCGCCGACTGCTCCGCCGTCTTCCACAG ggACTGCTACTACGACAACTCCACCACGTGCCCCCGCTGCGCCCGGCTGAGCCTGCGGAAGCAATCCTTGTTCCAGGACTCCGGCACGGAGGGGGAGCCCTGA
- the GAS8 gene encoding dynein regulatory complex subunit 4 gives MGPKKKGKGGKGPAVVDGLDPDDMSKEQLLQHMMRLRQELDRERQERNSFQLECNRIQGYWEITRRELEERKAELRTRDREMEEAQERHQLEIKVYKQKVKHLLHEQQENLTELKAEGVLSLRRAQKDHWEQEEEMWKEKRSLSIRLKEQELANEAAISNLCLKHEEEMARLRSDFELQTKEMEAKYTRKMQALRDELDLQRKTEIHELEERKNTQISELIGNHEGAFGAIKNYYNDITAKNLTLINLLKEQVEELKKKEAVLEKEKADVVRENKGLAEPLHEAQELVAELQKKLVNYYRDKEALMNSKAHLKIAQKELKDLKWEHEVLEQRFSQVQEERDDLYQNFTRAINEVQQKTGYKNLLLERKLHGLLTLLEQKEVELSEVLAASNLDPSALSLVSHKLEDVLNSKNATIQDLQIQLARVCKAHNDMLQTFEAKLTAFGIPLDNLGFQPLSFPIPGQELGKGPAGLVSVPT, from the exons ATG ggacccaaaaagaaggggaaagggggcAAGGGCCCGGCGGTGGTGGATGGCCTGGACCCGGACGACATGAGCAAGGAGCAG ctgctgcagcacatgaTGCGCCTGCGGCAGGAGCTGGACCGCGAGCGGCAGGAGCGGAACTCCTTCCAGCTGGAGTGTAACCGGATCCAGGGCTACTGGGAGATCACCCGCCGcgagctggaggagaggaaggcGGAGCTGCGCACCCGGGACCGCGAGATGGAGGAGGCGCAGGAGCGGCACCAGCTGGAGATCAag GTGTACAAGCAGAAGGTGAAGCACCTGCTGCACGAGCAGCAGGAGAACCTGACGGAGCTGAAGGCAGAGGGAGTCCTGTCCCTGAGGAGGGCCCAGAAGGAtcactgggagcaggaggaggagatgtgGAAGGAGAAGCGCTCCTTGAGCATAAggctgaaggagcaggagctggccaATGAGGCAGCCATCTCAAACCTCTGCCTG AAACATGAGGAGGAGATGGCCCGGCTGCGCAGTGACTTCGAGCTGCAGACCAAAG AGATGGAGGCCAAGTACACGAGGAAGATGCAGGCACTGCGGGACGAGCTGGACCTGCAGAGGAAGACAGAGATCCATGAgttggaggagaggaagaacaCCCAGATCAGCGAGCTGATAGGGAACCACGAGGGGGCTTTTGGTGCCATCAAGAACTACTACAACGACATCACCGCCAAAAACCTGACCCTCATCAACCTCCTGAAG GAGCAGGTGGAAGAACTGAAGAAgaaggaggctgtgctggaaaaggagaaggcagaTGTGGTGCGTGAGAAcaaggggctggcagagccgcTGCACGAGGCCCAGGAGCtggtggctgagctgcagaagaAGTTGGTTAACTATTACAGGGACAAGGAGGCCCTGATG AACTCCAAAGCCCATCTGAAAATCGCCCAGAAGGAGCTGAAGGACCTTAAGTGGGAACAcgaggtgctggagcagcgGTTCAGTCAG GTTCAGGAGGAGCGGGATGACCTCTACCAGAACTTCACCAGGGCCATTAACGAGGTGCAGCAAAAAACGGGCTACAAGAACCTGCTCCTGGAGCGGAAGCTGCACGGACTCCTCACCCTCCTGGAGCAGAAGGAGGTGGAGCTCAGCGAGGTCCTTGCAGCCTCCAACCTGGATCCCAGCGCTCTCTCCCTGGTCTCGCACAAGCTGGAG GACGTGCTCAATTCCAAGAATGCCACCATCCAGGACCTGCAGATCCAGCTGGCCAGAGTCTGCAAG GCACACAACGACATGCTGCAGACCTTCGAGGCAAAGCTGACAGCCTTTGGCATCCCTCTGGACAACCTGGGTTTCCAGCCACTGTCCTTCCCCATCCCGGGGCAGGAACTGGGGAAGGGCCCTGCTGGACTCGTTTCAGTGCCCACCTGA
- the TUBB3 gene encoding tubulin beta-3 chain codes for MSTLAPLRLLREPSNASEGNHSNATVGAGGGWCQGLDIPNELFLALGLVSLVENLLVVAAILKNRNLHSPTYYFICCLAVSDMLVSISNLAEMLFMLLLEHGVLVMRPSIVRHMDSVIDTLICSSVVSSLSFLGVIAVDRYITIFYALRYHSIMTLQRAVVTMASVWLASTISSTVLIVYYRSNTILLCLIGFFLFMLVLMLVLYIHMFALARHHLHSISSQQKPPTAHRGGSLKGAVTLTILLGVFFICWGPFFFHLILIVTCPTNPFCTCFFSYFNLFLILIICNSVIDPLIYAFRSQELRRTLREVVTCSWMRRRPRRPRAPGAAPLRCRSAPGPSPLPSRPAPLRPGRTMREIVHIQAGQCGNQIGAKFWEVISDEHGIDPSGNYVGDSDLQLERISVYYNEASSHKYVPRAILVDLEPGTMDSVRSGAFGHLFRPDNFIFGQSGAGNNWAKGHYTEGAELVDSVLDVVRKECENCDCLQGFQLTHSLGGGTGSGMGTLLISKVREEYPDRIMNTFSVVPSPKVSDTVVEPYNATLSIHQLVENTDETYCIDNEALYDICFRTLKLATPTYGDLNHLVSATMSGVTTSLRFPGQLNADLRKLAVNMVPFPRLHFFMPGFAPLTARGSQQYRALTVPELTQQMFDAKNMMAACDPRHGRYLTVATVFRGRMSMKEVDEQMLAIQSKNSSYFVEWIPNNVKVAVCDIPPRGLKMSSTFIGNSTAIQELFKRISEQFTAMFRRKAFLHWYTGEGMDEMEFTEAESNMNDLVSEYQQYQDATAEEEGEMYEDDEEESEAQGAK; via the exons ATGTCGACGCTGGCCCCCCTGCGTCTGCTGCGCGAGCCCTCGAATGCCAGCGAGGGCAACCACAGCAACGCTACGGTCggggccggtggcggctggtgccaggggctggacaTTCCCAACGAGCTGTTCCTGGCGCTGGGGCTGGTGAGCCTGGTGGAAAACCTGCTGGTGGTGGCCGCCATCCTGAAGAACAGGAACCTGCACTCGCCCACCTACTACTTCATCTGCTGCCTGGCGGTGTCGGACATGCTGGTGAGCATCAGCAACCTGGCGGAGATGCtcttcatgctgctgctggagcacggGGTGCTGGTGATGCGCCCCAGCATCGTGCGCCACATGGACAGCGTCATCGACACGCTCATCTGCAGCTCCGTGGTCTCGTCCCTCTCCTTCCTGGGGGTCATCGCCGTGGACCGCTACATCACCATCTTCTACGCCCTGCGCTACCACAGCATCATGACCCTGCAGCGCGCCGTGGTCACCATGGCCAGCGTCTGGCTGGCCAGCACCATCTCCAGCACCGTCCTGATCGTCTACTACCGCAGCAACACCATCCTCCTCTGCCTCATCGGCTTCTTCCTCTTCATGCTGGTCCTCATGCTGGTGCTCTACATCCACATGTTCGCCCTGGCCCGCCACCACCTCCACAGCATCTCCAGCCAGCAGAAGCCGCCCACTGCCCACCGTGGTGGCAGCCTGAAGGGTGCCGTCACCCTCACCATCCTCCTGGGCGTCTTCTTTATCTGCTGGGGGCCCTTCTTCTTCCACCTCATCCTCATCGTCACCTGTCCCACCAACCCCTTCTGCACCTGCTTCTTCAGCTACTTCaacctcttcctcatcctcatcatctgTAACTCGGTGATTGACCCCCTCATCTACGCCTTCCGGAGCCAGGAGCTCCGGCGGACGCTGCGGGAGGTGGTGACGTGCTCCTG GatgcggcggcggccgcgccgcccccgcgctcccggtgccgctccgCTCCGGTGCCGCTCCGCTCCCGGCCCCAGCCCGCTCCCGTCCCGTCCCGCTCCGCTCCGGCCCGGCCGCACCATGAGGGAGATCGTCCACATCCAGGCGGGGCAATGCGGCAACCAGATCGGCGCCAAG TTCTGGGAGGTGATCAGCGACGAGCACGGCATCGACCCCAGCGGCAACTACGTGGGGGACTCGGACCTGCAGCTTGAACGCATCAGTGTCTACTACAATGAGGCCTCTT CTCACAAGTACGTGCCTCGTGCCATCCTGGTGGACCTGGAGCCGGGGACGATGGACAGCGTGCGCTCGGGTGCCTTCGGCCACCTCTTCCGCCCCGACAACTTCATCTTCG GGCAGAGCGGTGCCGGCAACAACTGGGCCAAGGGGCACTACACAGAGGGGGCCGAGCTGGTGGACTCGGTGCTGGACGTGGTGCGCAAGGAGTGTGAGAACTGCGACTGCCTGCAGGGCTTCCAGCTGACCCACTCGCTGGGCGGCGGCACCGGCTCAGGCATGGGCACGCTGCTCATCTCCAAGGTGCGCGAGGAGTACCCCGACCGCATCATGAACACCTTCAGCGTGGTGCCGTCGCCCAAGGTGTCGGACACGGTGGTGGAGCCCTACAACGCCACGCTGTCCATCCACCAGCTGGTGGAGAACACGGACGAGACGTACTGCATTGACAACGAGGCGCTCTACGACATCTGCTTCCGCACCCTCAAGCTGGCCACCCCCACCTACGGCGACCTCAACCACCTGGTGTCGGCCACCATGAGCGGCGTCACCACCTCCCTGCGCTTCCCCGGGCAGCTCAACGCCGACCTGCGCAAGCTGGCCGTCAACATGGTGCCCTTCCCGCGGCTGCACTTCTTCATGCCCGGCTTCGCGCCGCTGACGGCTCGGGGCAGCCAGCAGTACCGCGCCCTCACCGTGCCCGAGCTCACCCAGCAGATGTTCGACGCCAAGAACATGATGGCCGCCTGCGACCCCCGCCATGGCCGCTACCTCACCGTGGCCACCGTCTTCCGTGGCCGCATGTCCATGAAGGAGGTGGATGAACAGATGCTGGCCATCCAGAGCAAGAACAGCTCCTACTTTGTGGAGTGGATCCCCAACAACGTCAAGGTGGCCGTGTGCGACATCCCGCCGCGGGGGCTGAAGATGTCCTCCACCTTCATCGGCAACAGCACGGCCATCCAGGAGCTCTTCAAGCGCATCTCGGAGCAGTTCACGGCCATGTTCCGCCGCAAGGCCTTCCTGCACTGGTACACGGGCGAGGGCATGGACGAGATGGAGTTCACCGAGGCCGAGAGCAACATGAATGACCTGGTGTCCGAGTACCAGCAGTACCAGGACGCCACGGCCGAGGAGGAGGGTGAGATGTACGAGGACGACGAGGAGGAGTCGGAGGCGCAGGGCGCCAAGTGa
- the SPIRE2 gene encoding LOW QUALITY PROTEIN: protein spire homolog 2 (The sequence of the model RefSeq protein was modified relative to this genomic sequence to represent the inferred CDS: deleted 3 bases in 3 codons): MARAGAGPPRELSLEEVLKCYEQPLNEEQAWALCFQGCRAAAAAPVAPAPLRTADIRLRADGSLRLPAPPHDLPALLTPSAEAQMVQSLGFAVYRALDWGLDENEERELSPRLEQLIDLMTNSDSEDSGCATADEGYGGQEEEEEGGEGPARSVRTFGQAMRCCAARLADPAGAPAHYQAVCRALFAETVELMAFLAKIRDAKELLQKLKEDEEEEERPAAELGNLRNTDWARLWVQLMRELRHGVKLKKVQEKQFNPLPTEYQLTPFEMLMQDIRARNYKLRKVMVDGDIPPRVKKDAHELILDFIRSRPPLKQASERRLRPLPQKQRTLHEKILEEIRQERKLRPVEQKGYSSLPCIPHACAGRLSSSSCLELSLCPASAIPARPRPRVLLKAPTLAEMEEMNLSEDEDSPGTEAPLKRDRSFSEQDLAQLQSQLGGDQAVPRDPEPLQPEPRPRSGSVPASCHPLPDGPALPRAALGAVEERPEDGSSAAPASSSKHLWLEFSHPVESLALTVEEMINVRRVLVKAEMEKFLQSKELYSSLRRGKVCCCCRAKFPLFSWPTSCFFCKRSVCSSCSLKMKMPSKKLAHIPVYALGFESLPGSLLPKAPPLRRREPFHSLSGPCWRRVEEEFPHIYAQGSVLRDVCSDCAGFVTDVVSSSRRSVAVLNASAANRRHAKARSLYSDAWLP; encoded by the exons ATggcgcgggcgggcgcggggccgccgcgggagctgtccctggaggaGGTGCTGAAGTGCTACGAGCAGCCGCTGAACGAGGAGCAGGCCTGGGCGCTCTGCTTCCAG GGctgccgcgccgccgccgccgccccc gtggcccccgcgccgctccgcACCGCCGACATCCGCCTCCGCGCCGACGGCTCCCTCCGcctgcccgccccgccgcaCG ACCTGCCCGCGCTGCTGACGCCCTCTGCCGAAGCCCAG ATGGTGCAGTCGCTGGGCTTTGCCGTGTACCGGGCGCTGGACTGGGGACTGGACGAGAACGAGGAGCGGGAGCTGAGCCCGCGCCTGGAGCAGCTCATCGACCTGATGACCAACAGCGACTCCGAGGACAGCGGCTGCGCCACGGCCGACGAGGGCTatggggggcaggaggaggaggaggagggcggcGAGGGGCCG GCCCGCTCCGTGCGCACCTTCGGGCAGGCCATGCGCTGCTGTGCCGCCCGCCTGGCCGACCCCGCGGGCGCCCCGGCTCATTACCAGGCTGTGTGCCGAGCCCTCTTCGCTGAGACCGTGGAGCTCATGGCCTTCCTCGCCAAGATCCGCGACGCCAAGGAG ctgctgcagaagctgaaggaggatgaggaagaggaggagcggCCGGCGGCGGAGCTGGGCAACCTGCGCAACACAGACTGG gCCCGGCTGTGGGTGCAGCTGATGCGGGAGCTGCGGCACGGTGTGAAGCTGAAGAAGGTGCAGGAGAAGCAGTTCAACCCTCTGCCCACCGAGTACCAGCTCACGCCCTTCGAGATGCTCATGCAGGACATCCGTGCCCGCAACTACAAACTCCGCAAGGTCATG gtgGACGGAGACATCCCCCCCCGGGTGAAGAAAGATGCCCACGAGCTCATACTGGACTTCATCCGCTCCCGGCCCCCCCTGAAGCAG GCATCAGAGCGGCGGCTGCGGCCGCTGCCCCAGAAGCAGAGGACGCTCCATGAGAAGATCCTGGAGGAGATCAGGCAGGAGCGGAAGCTGCGGCCCGTGGAGCAGAAAG GGTACAGCTCCCTCCCCTGCATCCCCCACGCCTGCGCCGGCCgcctgagctccagctcctgcctcgagctgtccctgtgcccggCCAGCGCCATCCCCGCGCGCCCGCGGCCACGCGTCCTGCTCAAGGCGCCCACCCTGGCCGAGATGGAGGAGATGAACCTCTCCGAG GACGAGGACTCTCCGGGCACGGAGGCGCCGCTGAAGCGGGATCGCTCCTTCTCGGAGCAGgacctggcacagctgcagagccagctgggggGGGACCAGGCTGTGCCCCGGGACCCAGAGCCGCTGCAGCccgagccccggccccgctcag gctctgtccctgccagctgccaccCGCTGCCAgatggcccagccctgccccgggctgCCCTCGGCGCCGTGGAGGAGAGGCCAGAGGATGGATCTagtgctgcccctgccagcagctccaagcaCCTCTGGCTG GAGTTCAGCCACCCTGTGGAGAGCCTGGCCCTGACTGTGGAGGAGATGATCAACGTGCGCAGGGTGCTGGTCAAGGCTGAGATGGAGAAGTTCCTGCAGAGCAAGGAGCTGTACAGCAGCCTGCGGAGAGGgaag gtctgctgctgctgcagggccaagtttcctctcttctcctggCCCACGTCGTGTTTCTTCTGCAAGCG gtctGTCTGTAGCTCCTGCAGTCTAAAG ATGAAGATGCCTTCCAAGAAGCTGGCTCACATCCCCGTCTACGCGCTGGGCTTCGAGAGCCTGCCGGGCTCGCTGCTGCCCAAGGCGCCGCCGCTGCGCCGGAGGGAGCCCTTCCA CTCGCTCTCGGGGCCGTGCTGGCGCCGGGTGGAGGAGGAATTCCCCCACATCTACGCCCAGGGCTCGGTCCTGCGCGACGTGTGCTCGGACTGCGCCGGCTTCGTGACGGACGTGGTGAGCTCCAGCCGCCGCAGCGTGGCCGTGCTCAACGCCAGCGCCGCGAACCGGCGCCACGCCAAGGCGCGCTCCCTCTACAGCGACGCGTGGCTCCCGTGA
- the TCF25 gene encoding LOW QUALITY PROTEIN: transcription factor 25 (The sequence of the model RefSeq protein was modified relative to this genomic sequence to represent the inferred CDS: inserted 1 base in 1 codon) — translation MSRRALRRLGGEQRGQEGPGLGELGLGTDPGPERXREGGPPPAPGNRPRGPPRAAVSNRFELIPAEESEDEAAAGEERLSEQDPAGGSPEGSRDRSQQGAVTPSETHGDGQREGQEAEQPDRTLATSNKPRKKKKKRKTKKNSAGETVEDNDLEDIESLLERIEDPRLAPQSQGGVSTDSRPLLYVEHRNLNPENELKRYFGARAVLGDQRPRQRQRQYVRSMWLTAPKNTWPRYSKTGITMQLLDTRRGVQHFTFEHHREYQQVQFKFLDAVESMDPNNIVLLLQMNPYHVDSLLQLSDVCRMQEDQEMARDLIERALYSLECAFHPVFSLTSGSCRLDYRRPENRAFFLALFKHLMFLEKRGCPRTALEFCKLILSLDPEDDPLCVLLMIDFLSLRAREYSFLTRLFQEWESHRNLSQLPNFAFSVPLAYFLLSQQEERPELERSQARERAAQLIQLALIMFPSVLMPLLDHCSVQPDARVASHPFFGLNAQISQSPALNQLTSLYVGRTHALWKDPAVMAWLEPHAHEVLRMVDARDALVQEAEHKRKIRYQSAPRNIYRHIILSEMKEATAALPLEVTSQPVMGFDPLPPLDSIVSYTRPERTSHPSNESTLSLFFRSLLPNFNLQGDMRHDGDDEAGAAQDLNQGVNRLMAAMRDMLANIQFQEPPREDNPEGDGDWD, via the exons ATGTCGCGCCGGGCCCTGAGGCGGCTGGGGGGGGAGCAGCGGGGCCAggaggggccggggctgggcgAGCTCGGCCTCGGCACCGACCCCGGCCCGGAGC GCCGGGAAGGGGGGCCCCCGCCAGCCCCCGGCAACCGGCCCCGCgggccgccccgcgccgccgtCAGCAATCGCTTTGAGCTG ATCCCAGCTGAGGAGTCGGAGGATGAGGCGGCGGCCGGAGAGGAGCGGCTGAGCGAGCAGGACCCGGCAGGAGGGAGCCccgagggcagcagggacaggagccagcaggggGCTGTGACCCCTTCAGAGACACACGGTGATGGACagagagaggggcaggaggctgagcagccAGACAGAACG CTGGCAACGAGTAACAAGCCAcggaagaaaaaaaagaaaaggaaaaccaagaaaaattcAGCAGGAGAGACTGTg GAAGACAACGACCTGGAGGACATCGAGAGCCTTCTGGAGAGGATCGAGGACCCCCGGCTGGCCCCGCAGAGCCAGGGCGGGGTCAGCACCGACAGCCGGCCCCTGCTCTACGTGGAGCACAG AAACTTGAATCCAGAGAATGAGTTGAAGAGATACTTTGGAGCTCGTGCTGTGCTCGGGGACCAGAG GCCGAGGCAGAGGCAGCGGCAGTACGTCCGCAGCATGTGGCTCACAGCTCCCAAGAACACCTGGCCACGCTACAGCAAGACAG GTATCACCATGCAGCTGCTGGACACGCGGAGGGGGGTGCAGCACTTCACCTTCGAGCACCACCGTGAGTACCAGCAGGTGCAGTTCAAGTTCCTGGACGCTGTGGAGTCCATGGACCCCAACAACATCGTG ctgctgctccagatgAACCCCTACCACGTGgactccctgctgcagctcagcgACGTGTGCCGCATGCAGGAGGACCAGGAGATGGCCCGGGATCTCATAG agcGGGCACTGTACAGCCTGGAGTGCGCCTTCCACCCCGTGTTCAGCCTCACCAgcgggagctgcaggctggacTACCGGCGCCCAGAGAacag GGCTTTCTTCCTGGCTCTCTTCAAGCACCTGATGTTCCTGGAGAAGAGGGGCTGTCCCCGCACTGCCCTGGAGTTCTGCAAGCTCATCCTGAG CCTTGATCCTGAGGATGACcctctctgtgtgctgctgatgATCGACTTCCTGTCCCTGCGGGCCAGGGAATACTCCTTCCTGACCCGCCTCTTCCAGGAGTGGGAG AGTCACCGGAATCTGTCCCAGCTGCCCAATTTTGCCTTCTCGGTGCCACTGGCCTATTTCCTCCTGAGCCAGCAGGAAGAGCGCCCGGAGCTGGAGCGGAGCCAGGCCCGGGAGCGAGCAGCCCAGCTCATCCAGCTCGCGCTCATCATGTTCCCAAGCG TTCTGATGCCGCTGTTGGATCACTGCAGTGTGCAGCCCGATGCCAGGGTCGCCTCCCACCCCTTCTTTGGGCTGAATGCCCAGATCAG CCAGTCGCCCGCCCTGAACCAGCTGACATCCCTGTACGTGGGCAGGACACACGCCCTGTGGAAGGACCCGGCTGTCATGGCCTGGCTGGAGCCCCACGCCCACGAGGTGCTGCGCATGGTGGACGCCCGGGACGCGCTGGTGCAGGAGGCCGAGCACAA GAGGAAGATCCGGTACCAGAGCGCTCCCAGGAACATCTACCGGCACATCATCCTCTCGGAGATGAAGGAGGCCACGGCAGCCCTGCCTCTG gaggtGACCTCCCAGCCAGTGATGGGGTTTgaccccctccctcctctggaTTCCATTGTTTCCTACACCCGCCCAGAAAG GACGAGCCATCCCTCCAACGAAAGCACTTTATCCCTCTTCTTCCGCTCGCTGTTGCCAAATTTTAACTTGCAG GGGGACATGCGGCACGACGGGGACGACGAGGCCGGGGCGGCGCAGGACCTCAACCAGGGGGTGAACCGGCTGATGGCGGCCATGCGGGACATGCTGGCCAACATCCAGTTCCAGGAGCCCCCCCGCGAGGACAATCCCGAGGGCGATGGTGACTGGGATTGA